The DNA window TCGTGAGGGTGTAACCGTCCGTCGCGGCCGTGGCCCCGGCGGTGTGCCCCACGGCCCCGCCGCCGCCGGTCCGGTTCACCACGGTCACCGGCTGCCCCAGCTCCCGCTCGAGCAGCGTGGCCACGATCCGGGCGATCCGGTCGGTGCCGCCCCCCGCGGCCCAGGGACAGATGAACTGGATCGGCCGGTTCGGATACTTGGCCTGGGCCGCTGCCTCCCCGATGGCGCCCAGCACGACCGCGGCGACGAGCCCCAGCACGAGCCATCCCCGCTGCCTTCCCCTCGCGCTCATGACTCTCCTCCTTCGCCCCCTGCGGACTCTTCGGAACTCCGGGCCACCCGACTCTATCCCGGGGCGGCAAGGGGTGTCAATTGCAGGCCAGTTTCCGCTCCCGCTCGTCTGGGGCGACCTGTTGACTCCGGGCGCGTCCCGTGGCACTCTTAGGACAAGGCGGGGGTTATCGCGGTCCAGGGCGACCCGACGGCTGTACCGGCGCCCTCCCTTCCTCGCTGCCCATCCCGGAGGCTTTCACTCTTTTTCTGCAGCGACTTTCCGGGCGCAGGGCGGGCCCCGGCCCCGCCGCCCGGCTGACGTGTCTCTCCCACCCCCAGGGGAGGAGGCCGCCATGAGCGCCGAGACGTTGACCGTGACCGACAACCGGACGGGCAAGCGGTACGAGCTCCCGATCACCCACGGGACCATCCGGGCGATGGACCTCAGGCAGATCAAGGTGGCCCCGGATGACTTCGGCCTGCTGAGCTACGACCCGGCCTTCATGAACACCGCCTCCTGCCAGAGCCGGGTCACCTTCATCGACGGGGACCAGGGGATCCTCCGCTACCGGGGCTACCCGATCGAGCAGTTGGC is part of the Candidatus Methylomirabilis sp. genome and encodes:
- a CDS encoding citrate/2-methylcitrate synthase; amino-acid sequence: MSAETLTVTDNRTGKRYELPITHGTIRAMDLRQIKVAPDDFGLLSYDPAFMNTASCQSRVTFIDGDQGILRYRGYPIEQLAERSTYLEVAYLLLHGELPTKAAYDTWVYDITHHTMIHENVK